The following is a genomic window from Sebastes umbrosus isolate fSebUmb1 unplaced genomic scaffold, fSebUmb1.pri S35, whole genome shotgun sequence.
ACTCTGTCTTATGCTTAGAGTCAGACATCAGGAAAGCACAGACCAACAAAGAAGTAGTATTAGCTATCTTCTTTGATATGGAAAAAGCATATGATATGCTCTGGAAAGAAGGGTTACTCATTAAATTGAATTCATTGGGAATTGGTGGTAGAGCATATAATTGGGTGAAGGACTTTTTATTTGACAGGAAAATACAGGTAAGAGTAGATGCAGAATATtcaaatgtatatacagtggaTAATGGAACTCCACAAGGTAGTGTATGTAGTCcgttattattcaatataatgaTCAATGATAGATTTTCTCAGGTTGAGCTAAATATAGGAAAGTCTATGTACGCAGATGATGGAGCTCTTTGGATAAGAGGCCGCAATGTATCATTTGTTAAGAAGAAAATGCAAGCTGCAATAGCTGAGGTGGAGAAATGGGCAAACAAATGGGGATTCAAGTTATCAGTAGCAAAAACACAAGTTATTTGTTTCTTAAAACGGAGTAAAATCACACCCATTTCCCTAAAACTGTATGATCAACCTCTGGAGCAAGTCAAAGCTGTTCGATTTCTGGGGATTTGGTTTGATGAAAAGCTCACATGGAACATTCATTTAGATAAAATCAGGAGcaaatgtaaaaaagtcatcAATATACTGCGTTGTTTGACAGGACAGGAGTGGGGAGCAAGTAGAGCATCTTTACAACATATATACTGGGCTCTCATGAGATCTGTCCTTGACTATGGGTGTGTAGCTTACATGTCAGCAGCAGAATCAAACCTCAAGAAATGAGATGTACTGCAAGCTCAGGCTTTGAGAACCATTAGTGGATCATTCAGAACATCTCCGGTATCAGCAATGCAAGTGGAAGTGGGAGAGATGCCCCTACGGATTAGAAGAATAAAATGAATGCTGGCATACTGGGTTAATCTTCAGGGGCATTATGAAACTCACCCTACCAAAAGTGTTTTGACAGACTGCTGGGAACATAAGCTTTGGGTGGGTAGGTGATGCAAAGGCAGAAAACATAGGGTTATGTCAATTCCAATATTGCTCTACAGTTTCAGTTTCCTCCATTCCTCCCTGGTTATTCCCCTTACCAAGTGTTGACCTCAATATACAGCAGGAATTGAAGGAGAAGTCAAAGAAAATTCCAGCATGGCGCATAGTCCAGAATTATTCTGATCAGCACTTCACAGACTCCGTGTTCTTATTTACAGACAGCTCCAAAGATCCTGAGACAGGGTGTGCAGGTGCAGCAGTTTATATCCCGGTGAGTTAGACCTACATCAGGAAAAGAGTATCAGATCATGTGTCAGTATATACTACAGAAATATTGGCAATATTAttggccctgcagtggatagaGGAGAGGGAAATAACAAACACCGTTATTGCATCTGACAGTTTTTCAGCACTCACAAGCATAGGATCTGGTAGATCATCAGTCAGAACGGatttaattaatgaaatatttctCATTATGTATAGGATGGAAATAAAAGGCACAGGTACACGATTCATATGGGTTCCTGCTCATGTTGGTGTGGAAGGAAATGAGCAGGTAGACATCCTGGCCAAACAAACACTAAGAATTAAGAATATAGAATTACAAATTCCATTAAGTAAAGCTGAGGCTAAACCATTCATCAAGAACTATGCACAAGAAGTATGGCAGGAGTACTGGGATGAGCAGGAAACTGGAAGGcatatgtacaatatacagaAACATGTTGGAGCAGGGAGAAAGGTGGGCTGGAAAAGAAGGGAAGAAAATATCATCACTCGACTAAGAATCGGACATACAGGTCTTAATCAAACATTATATcgaataggcaagcacccaactgggaaATGTACACACTGTAACCAGCCAGAAACTGTTGAACACGTACTGATACACTGCAGGAATTACACTATCCAGAGGAATCACCTTTTTCAGACACTAAGGAAGGCAAAACATCAGGACTTTTCAGtgtcaggtctattggggaatAAAGCAGATAATATAGacagtgaaattattcagtttttgagaaaaactgatttagttaaaagaatctagagttttcattattattatttttttttagttctattttgtttctgcacaatcttctgttccacactccagtccagatggaggcggtaatgcacctctaagatggtttgccaaccgccaataaacaccaaagaagaagaagaagaagaagaagaagagctgtaGGAGGCGTCTGAGCTCCATCTGTCTCTGCTGACCAACAACAAACTGCTGCTCCTGGTAACTGATGACTCATCAGCAGCTCtctttctgattggctgctgactgaacaggaagtgaaagtAAAGAGTCGGGACTTTCCAGAAACACTGGCtgttttcgaaaccgcatactatactagtagtacgtactgatttggccaaaatgtagtatgtagtatgcagtatgcagtatgcagtatgcagtatgcagtatgcagtatgcagtatgcagtatgcagtatgtcgTATGTAGTATGCGGTATGCGGTATGCGGTATGCGGTATGCAGTATGCGGTATGcggtatgcagtatgcagtatgtagtatgtagtatgcagtatgcagtatgcagtatgcagtatgcagtatgcagtatgtagtatgtagtatgtagtatgtagtatgtagtatgcgaacaaaagcaaaattctCCAGtctgcatcggaccagtctatctcacctactgtatcccacaatgcaaagcgccggAACAGCACAGGCTACGGGTAAACAACAGCAGCCAGAAGCTGCTGTTGTTTACGTTTTTTGTAGccatttcatcactaaactcacTTCTGAcagtttttgaggcgagaaatcaactgtgtagattattaatatcggcagttttacgaagttagatggcgaatcgaacatttgttccaccgttgtcggagtttagaagctccacagaaTACCGTGACAGCCAGCGAGCGCCTGCCCGGGTCGCTGCCAGCAagccgggtagtcacgctcagagaccgctatgagctgctggagctcactcCGGTCTCGTAGAccagaggcttttatttccttgttgacggatagtttgtttaaatatcacaacacagatgtgcattataaatgaacaggaacctgtgtttatctgcctttatGGAGTtcaaaagctccacaatcgcccgcaggcgtagctcgctggagagccggccagtgacgctcacagagcggctgcagagcagcagagtggcgagagAAAGAGCAGCTTCTGACGGAGCAGagattcctgctgagacaacatgacacttttttaacatttctctaatatctggaggagatcagtccacttttttttgctgtaactgaaaaagcagtttgagtaactagtaaatgttgtggatcaatattttatatttcccgtctctcctcgttgatgatcctgtttgtcggacttcattatgagctgttagaataaatagtttaaacctgcagtatcttataaagtaaacaagcagaacatagtcaacaaaatcaaagttgtattttttgataatactgtaatagtggtacaagtttgtttttttgtcctgtgcttcaagagctggtttaaagactAAAGCCTCatctagcatactgctaaatacatcactttaactgtcacatactgcatactactcaggagcgcagtatgcagtatgtactgcatactgcgctcctcagtagtatgcagcatgcggtttcgaatacagccagaGTTCAGGAGTCTGAAGAaaaaccagagaagaagaacactaaacaacacacacacacacacacacacacactcacacacacacactcacacacacactcacacacacactcacacacacacacacacacacacacacacacacacacacacacacacacactcacacacacactcacacacacacacacacacacacacacacacacacactcacacacacacactcacacacacacacacacacacacacacacacacacacacacacacactcacacacacacacacacacacactcacacacacacacacacacacacactcacacacacacacacacgcacgcacgcacacacacacacacacacacacacacacacacaccctctctctctctctctctcctgattGATGTAGTAACGTGTCGTCTCTTCTAGTGTTAATAAAGTTTATAAAGTTCACTGCAGTGACACACTGGACCTCCTCTACTCAGCATGCACtgatgataaatatatatataataataatatatataatgctcctggtagggtctccccAGACTAAGTGGTCCCAGTGGAGGGGCCAGACTAAGTGGTCCCAGTGGAGGGGCCAGACTAAGTGGTCCCAGTGGAGAGGCCAGACTAAGTGCTCCCAGTGGAGGGGCCAGACTAAGTGGTCCCAGTGGAGGGGCCAGACTAAGAGAGATCTAAAGACCCTGATGAAACGGACCAGACGGACTTGTGTGACCTCACCCAGACCAGGACAGACCGGGCCCCTCCTGGAGCCAGACCTGGGAGGGgagcgtctggtggccgggTCTTGGCCCACGGGGTCCTGCCGGGTCTTGGCCCACGGGGTCCTGCTGGGCTTTGGCCCATGGGGTCCCGCCGGGCTTTGGCCCATGGGGTCCTGCCTGGTCTTGGCCCACGGGGTCCTGCCGGGATTTTGGCCCACGGGGTCCCGCTAGGCACAACCCGAAACAGCTACATGGAGCCGCCCCCCTGCGGGCCCACCACCTGCAGGGCTAGGCATCGGGGTCGGGTGCAGTGTGAGCCGGGCGGCAGGTAAAGACTCTCATACTGGTTCTAGGTACAcagaacgtcacctctctggtGGGTAAAGAACCGGAGCTGGTACGAGAGGTGGAGCGGAACCAACTAGATATAGTTGAGCTCACCTCCACGCAGAGCTCTGGTTCTGGAACCATAGATCATTAATAGGTCATTAATAGATCATTAATAGATCATTAATAGATCATTAATAGATCATTAATAGGTCATTAATAGATCattaatagattattaatagattattaataggtcattaatagattattaatagattattaataggtcattaatagattattaatagattattaatagatcattaataggtcattaatagattattaataggtcattaatagattattaatagattattaatagatcattaataggtcattaatagattattaataggtcattaatagattattaatagatcattaatagatcattaatagattattaatagattattaatagatcattaataggtcattaatagattattaatagatcattaatagattattaatagatcagtaatagattattaatagatCAGTAATAGATCAAtaatagattattaatagatCATTAATAGATCAGtaatagattattaatagatCAGTAATAGATCAAtaatagattattaatagatCATTAATAGATCAGtaatagattattaatagatCAGTAATAGATCattaatagattattaatagatCATTAATAGGTCATTAATAGGTCattaatagattattaatagatCATTAATAGGTCATTAATGGATTATTAATAGATCattaatagattattaatagattattaatagatcattaataggtcattaatagattattaatagatcattaatagattattaatagatcagtaatagattattaatagatcattaataggtcattaatagattattaatagatcattaatagattattaatagatcagtaatagattattaatagatCAGTAATAGATCAAtaatagattattaatagatcattaatagattattaatagattattaatagatcattaataggtcattaatagattattaatagatcagtaatagattattaatagatCAGTAATAGATCAAtaatagattattaatagatCATTAATAGATCAGtaatagattattaatagatCAGTAATAGATCAGTAATAGATCattaatagattattaatagatCATTAATAGGTCATTAATAGGTCattaatagattattaatagatcattaataggtcattaatagattattaatagatCATTAATAGGTCATTAATAGATCATTAATAGATCattaatagattattaatagattattaatagatcagtaatagattattaatagatCATTAATAGATCAGTAATAGATCattaatagattattaatagatcattaatagatcattaatagatcattaatagattattaatagattattaatagattattaatagatCATTAATAGGTCATTAATAGATCATTAATAGATCATTAATAGATCATTAATAGGTCATTAATAGATCATTAATAGATGATTAATAGATGATTAATAGGTCATTAATAGATCATTAATAGGTCATTAATAGGTCATTAATAGATCATTAATAGGTCATTAATAGATCATTAATAGATCATTAATAGGTCATTAATAGGTCATTAATAGGTGAAGCACCAGGCTGAGTGGTGGATGGAAGGAGTCCATCTgagctcttctgtctctctgcttcttctctGGTAACTGATGACTCATCAGCAGCTCtctttctgattggctgctgacgTGGAAGTGAAAGTAAAGAGTCGGGACTTTCCAGAGACGCTGCTGTGTTCAGGTGCTGCAGGAAAACTCCCACGAGTCCTCACACGACGTGACTGTTCCAGCTGACCGTCAGTGTGTGAGAGGTGAGCGTGGTAAAGTCCGGGCTTTGCAGGGGCTCCTGAAGGCATCGTGTGGTCAGACTGGTTCTGGTGGTGAACAGAGAACGAAGACACTAAAACACAACCTGTCTCCTGTTGACACAAACTGTCCCGGGTCACCAAACCGACACAAACTGTCCCGGGTCACCAAACCGACACAAACTGTCCCGGGTCACCAAACCGACACAAACTGTCCCGGGTCACCAAACCGACACAAACTGTCCCGGGTCACCAAACCGACACAAACTGTCCCGGGTCACCAAACCGACACAAACTGTCCCGGGTCACCAAACCAACACAAACTGTCCCGGGTCACCAAACCAACACAAACTGTCCCGGGTCACCAAACCAACACAACCTGTCTCCTGTTGACACAAACTGTCCCGGGTCACCAAACCGACACAAACTGTACCGGGTCACCAAACCAACACAAACTGTCCCGGGTCACCAAACCAACACAAACTGTCCCGGGTCACCAAACCAACACAAACTGTCCCAGGTCACCAAACCGACCTGTCTCATGTTGGACAGGTTCTCTCTTCTATGGACACTTTTTATCTCACGTTGTTTCACTGCTGCCTTTAATACAACAGATACACACTAAATACACACATCATGAGAATAACAAGTAAAATATTAATGTTTGTTATAttgtttatgttaaatgtacctgtgagggtttctggacattgatttgtgttgatcattgattcacaataataaatatatacatagatttacataaagcagtatattagtccatgttgatgagagtattaaatactctcctttaatctccttttaaggttcaTCATGAACAGATTAAACATGACAGATTGATTAGTGATTGATCATGATGAACTACTTTAATTATTACCAGCTGTAGTTTAaagctggtgtttgtgtccagtgTCAGATAAACACCAGGctccactaatattattattattattactattattattattattattattattattattactattattactaatattattattattattattattattattattactattattactaatattattattattattactattattactaatattattattattattattactattattattattattattactattattactattattattattattactattattattattattactattattattattattattactattattactattattactattattattattattattattattactattattattactattattattattattattattattattattattattactattattattattattactattattattattattattattattactattattattactattattattattattattattattactattattattactattattattattattattattattattattattattattattattattattattattattattattattattctattagtAGAATTAGATTGTAGAGGAGGCTGCTGGTTGTTTCTGACTGGACCTCCAGAGTGTTAGAGAACCAGAACATTTACTGATTAAAGATAACAGATACTGATTTCCTAAATTCACACCATGTTGTAATCTAATGATATGTCCATATCTGTTGGTGTTTAGTCTTTATATCGTCCTGTTTAGTGTCCTGCTCGctgcacacagagagatgaACATACTGACGGGTTATAGTCAGTAAAGAATCACAGActgaggattattattattgattattatatattatataatatcagACATTCAAACTACAGTTTAACTCCACTTCACTCTGTAATGATCAATAAAGAAACTAAACTCAGAGATCATCACAACTAACTCAGTATCAACATGATGTCactggatgaatggatgaatatatctatagatagatagatagatagatggatggatggatggacggacggacggacggacggacggacggacggacggacggacggacggacggacggacggacagatagatagatggatggatggatagatagatagatggatagatagataggtagcctctccggtagagcttttgctgcgggggtctacctggaGCCGCTGCTCCGtacacaccggctgtgacggctccatccacctcgtGGTGATTAcatcattaacgttatggttcccttatagcgtcacgtcgcccgctcctcatttgcataaactaGACCAGAGGTTCTCAACCTTTAGTAACTTGAGGCTCATGTCTGATTGTTAAAAGAAATGAGAAACTGGGCTGTAAACATGTGTTATATAACCGTCAGCTGTTCTGACCCACATTGACCTCCAGCtcaccctcacccatcactatCTCCTCACCACACACTGGGGAGCTTTACTGGAGCAGCGTGGTCTCCAGTCACTCCATTCTGTGTCACTGCATCTGAGAcatacatgtctgtaaagaggagactcgtgggtacccatagaacccatttacattcacacatctggaggtcagaggtcaaggggcccctttgaacatggacatgacagtttgtcctctccaacatttagagtaagtttggagcgttatttaacctcttcatgaccagctagtctgacatggttggtaccgatggatccatCAGGTTCTACAGTTTGCTATGATACCAGGATTCatcctctagctttaaaacccgccCACTACGACCTCTGGAGAACAGATCAGCGACCGTTGGATTTTGAAGAAGTTAAACTAACCATTTGTCAGCACCTCCGCGGCCCACCAGGTGGTGCTCTGAGGTCCACTAGGTGgaagcgttaacttagcagttacgatgctgcgttcactgtctccagttcaccgtccgggagcgttaacttagcagctacgatgctgcgttcactgtctccagttcaccgtccgggagcattaacttagcagctacggtgctgcgttcactgtctccagttcaccgtccgggagcgttaacttagtagctacgatgctgcgtgtagtgtcgcggacatgcagccactttcccagtaaaagtctccaccgcacatttagtttagttcagcaggttgtccgctgtgtgtctgcctggatTAACGATAGCAAGCGTCCGACAGacagtgtgagtgtttgtgctacgttagcatctcTAGCGTTGCCGGTGGATCCGTGCTCGCtgtagtcacacacatacgctccGTCAGCGCGGCGTCACTTTAGAgagtttccgacagaccgtgtgtgtgttgttggtggtgttgtagctgtgaacgtagctgtagcagaccgTGTTTATCTGAAGGTGAATAAAtactacgaggctacaactatagacgggagccaacttcctgtatctgtaacgccgcctcagactctcttaaggtggactgttaaggtggaccagctttccTCCTTCAAGAGACGagtttattaacatttcttttaaccgatagtgttaatcagttaagatgcttaatgtgggttaacggttaagatgcttaatgtgggttaacggttaagatgcttaatgtgggttaacggttaagatgcttaatgtgggttaacggttaacggttaacggttaacggttatCGGTTAACGGGTAATTGTGAACATCCCTGGTGGAGAGCGCCGCCACATGGACGAGGACCGGCTGGTTAGTGGAGATGAAATGAGACAGTCAGTCGTCCCGGATGGAGACGAGGACATTCACTTGATTACTGTCCCTCTGAGCAGCGGGGACGCTCTCAGGTATAGACTGTACGTAGCGTCCACCACAGAGACATGAGACATGAGGAGCAGCTACCTGGAGACAGAGGATATGAGCAGCACCTCCCTGACGGTGAGAGacgatggagaggagaggaggcgtcTCTCCAGCAGCTCACTCAGTGGTCTTTAATGTAACGTCTAGAGATCAGGTGAACTCTCTCACCTCTTCACCTGTTGGATGGTTGTGTTCAGTAGAAACATGATGATGGGAGTTCCACTCTCTGAGAGGGGACTTTACTTCACATTCCTGACTCTGGAAAAGACTACATATTactattatattcatattatcTTCATCTTTGGTATCACTGTATTTAATCTGACATGTTGGAGATGAAACTGAATTCAACGTTTACGTTTTAAAGACTTTACTTTGAAAAACTCAGAATGATACAAAGTTTCAATctaacctttattttgaaaagcctctATGGATCCAGTATTGATTATTGATCTGCAGCTGtcatcatgtctgtaaagtgcaGTTgatgtgagcagcagcagcagcagcagcagacggcCTCTACCTGGTAACACATGACAGcacgtctctctgctctctgattggctgctgctctctgtgtgtctaagagatcagctgctgctgctggagttaCTGTCAGTCTCCTCAGACGGGTTCAGGTCTACAGACGGGTTCAGGTCTACAGACGGGTTCAGGTCTACAGAGAGTCTACAGACGGGTTCAGGTCTACAGACGGGTTCAGGTCTACAGACGGGTTCAGGTCTACAGACGGGTTCAGGTCTACAGACGGGTTCAGGTCTACAGAGAGTCTACAGACGGGTTCAGGTCTACAGACGGGTTCAGGTCTACAGACGGGTTCAGGTCTACAGACGGGTTCAGGACCACAGACGGGTTCAGGTCCACAGACGGGTTCAGGTCCACAGACGGGTTCAGGTCTACAGACGGGTTCAGGTCTACAGACGGGTTCAGGTCTACAGAGAGTCCTCAGACGGGTTCAGGTCTACAGACGGGTTCAGGTCTACAGAGAGTCTACAGACGGGTTCAGGTCTACAGACGGGTTCAGGTCTACAGACGGGTTCAGGTCTACAGAGAGTCTACAGACGGGTTCAGGTCTACAGACGGGTTCAGGTCTACAGACGGGTTCAGGTCTACAGACGGTCTACAGACGGGTTCAGGTCTACAGACGGATTCAGGTCTACAGAGAGTCCTCAGACGGGTTCAGGTCTACAGACGAGTTCAGGTCCACAGACGGGTTCAGGTCTACAGACGGGTTCAGGTCTACAGACGGGTTCAGGTCTACAGAGAGctgctgatgaagatgaagatgatgaagatgatcgTGGTCCTCGTCCTCTCTGGTGTCCTCTGTGTCTCAGCAGAAGGTAAGATCCTGTCTCACATTGATAACTGACTGATCAACAGACCATCAGACTGATAACTGACTGAACAACAGACCATCAGACTGATAACTGACTGATCAACAGACCATCAGACTGTTAACTGACTGAACAACAGACAGTGTGTCAGTAGCtgatctttctgtttctcttcaggTCTACATCAGGACATTGCTATCACCGGCTGTTCAGACGTTGATGGAGAGAAGATGTTTGGACTGGATGGTGAAGAGGTCTGGTACGCAGACTTCAAGAACAACAGAGCAGTCGAGCCTCAGCCCAGTTTTGTAGATCATATGAGCTACCAAGAAGGAACTTTCGAATCTGCTAAGGCTAATCTACAGATCTGCAGATCAAACCTTCAAATTGATCGTAGAGCCTTCAAGGACTTCCCCCAGGAGAAGGGTAAAGACTAACTCGTGTCATTCTTCTCTCTGATCTGTCTCCAGCTGTTTAAATTAACAGTCACATTAACTGATGTCTTCCTGTCATTAACAGAATACACTttcatgtatatgtgtgtgtgtgtgtgtgtgtgtatatgtatatgctagcgtgttagcatgctagcattaTCTACCTGTCAGTAACAGAGTCCAGGTGAGGCTGATGAACATCTTCAGTTCTGCAGGTTTCTGGTTATAAACTAAACTATTaacaggttaccatggtgacctgatggtggcgctacagaGGAGAAGGCAGAGGGTCATTAGAGTTCTGATGGTTCATCCTGAAGGGAACATGAATGATGGAACTCATTTCATCAACATCCACACAAACAGTCCTTTCCTTCAGTGCTGCCAAACAAACCCCCTCATTCATTTCTCCTTATGTACAAGTTATATATTATCACCTGATCTACGACTCACAGGCTGAGCTGTCATTGTTCGTCTGTATATACGTCCTCTCCTTGTCTGTATATacgtcctctccttgtctctatATACGTCCTCTCCTTGTCTGTATATacgtcctctccttgtctctatatacgtcctctccttgtctctatATACAACCTCTCCTTGTCTGTATATACGTCCTCTCCTTGTCTGTATATacgtcctctccttgtctctatATACGTCCTCTTCTTGTCTCTATATacgtcctctccttgtctctatATACGTCCTCTTCTTGTCTGTATATACGTCCTCTCCTTGTCTGTATATACGCCTCTCCTTGTCTGTATATATGTCCTCTTCTTGTCTCTATATacgtcctctccttgtctctatATACGTCCTCTTCTTGTCTCTATATacgtcctctccttgtctctatatacgtcctctccttgtctctatATACGTCCTCTCCTTGTCTGTATATacgtcctctccttgtctctatatacgtcctctccttgtctctatatacgtcctctccttgtctctatATACGTCCTCTCCTTGTCTGTATATacgtcctctccttgtctctatatacgtcctctccttgtctctatatacgtcctctccttgtctctatATACGTCCTCTCCTTGTCTGTATATacgtcctctccttgtctctatATACGTCCTCTTCTTGTCTGTATATacgtcctctccttgtctctatATACGCCTCTCCTTGTCTGTATATATGTCCTCTTCTTGTCTCTATATacgtcctctccttgtctctatATACGTCCTCTTCTTATCTCTATATACGTCCTCTCCTTGTCTGTATATACGTCCTCTCCTTGTCTGTATATAcatcctctccttgtctctatATACGTCCTCTCCTTGTCTGTATATacgtcctctccttgtctctatatacgtcctctccttgtctctatATAcatcctctccttgt
Proteins encoded in this region:
- the LOC119484176 gene encoding uncharacterized protein LOC119484176 isoform X33, giving the protein MGSRRALAHGVLPGLGPRGPAGILAHGVPLGTTRNSYMEPPPCGPTTCRARHRGRVQCEPGGRDQLLLLELLSVSSDGFRSTDGFRSTDGFRSTDGFRSTDGFRSTDGFRTTDGFRSTDGFRSTDGFRSTDGFRSTDGFRSTESLQTGSGLQRVYRRVQVYRRVQVYRRVQVYRRSTDGFRSTDGFRSTESPQTGSGLQTGSGLQMKMMKMIVVLVLSGVLCVSAEGLHQDIAITGCSDVDGEKMFGLDGEEVWYADFKNNRAVEPQPSFVDHMSYQEGTFESAKANLQICRSNLQIDRRAFKDFPQEKDAPSSPIVYTKDDVDLGQENILICHVTGFFPAPVNVSWTKNGEKVTVGTSINVPFPNKDGTFNQFSTLKFTPQLGDIYSCEVEHLALEQPLTRIWDVEVKLNVFCLQMWRSDSCLCVFSVSRCGEASARYWTISVLWTGSDGGSARCGCWNLLPHQRKRVQLIGWG
- the LOC119484176 gene encoding uncharacterized protein LOC119484176 isoform X39; this encodes MGSRRALAHGVLPGLGPRGPAGILAHGVPLGTTRNSYMEPPPCGPTTCRARHRGRVQCEPGGRDQLLLLELLSVSSDGFRSTDGFRSTDGFRSTDGFRSTDGFRSTDGFRTTDGFRSTDGFRSTDGFRSTDGFRSTESLQTGSGLQRVYRRVQVYRRVQVYRRVQVYRRSTDGFRSTDGFRSTESPQTGSGLQTGSGLQMKMMKMIVVLVLSGVLCVSAEGLHQDIAITGCSDVDGEKMFGLDGEEVWYADFKNNRAVEPQPSFVDHMSYQEGTFESAKANLQICRSNLQIDRRAFKDFPQEKDAPSSPIVYTKDDVDLGQENILICHVTGFFPAPVNVSWTKNGEKVTVGTSINVPFPNKDGTFNQFSTLKFTPQLGDIYSCEVEHLALEQPLTRIWDVEVKLNVFCLQMWRSDSCLCVFSVSRCGEASARYWTISVLWTGSDGGSARCGCWNLLPHQRKRVQLIGWG
- the LOC119484176 gene encoding uncharacterized protein LOC119484176 isoform X35; its protein translation is MGSRRALAHGVLPGLGPRGPAGILAHGVPLGTTRNSYMEPPPCGPTTCRARHRGRVQCEPGGRDQLLLLELLSVSSDGFRSTDGFRSTDGFRSTDGFRSTDGFRSTDGFRSTDGFRSTDGFRSTDGFRSTDGFRSTDGFRSTESLQTGSGLQTGSGLQTGSGLQTVYRRVQVYRRVQVHRRVQVYRRVQVYRRVQVYRELLMKMKMMKMIVVLVLSGVLCVSAEGLHQDIAITGCSDVDGEKMFGLDGEEVWYADFKNNRAVEPQPSFVDHMSYQEGTFESAKANLQICRSNLQIDRRAFKDFPQEKDAPSSPIVYTKDDVDLGQENILICHVTGFFPAPVNVSWTKNGEKVTVGTSINVPFPNKDGTFNQFSTLKFTPQLGDIYSCEVEHLALEQPLTRIWDVEVKLNVFCLQMWRSDSCLCVFSVSRCGEASARYWTISVLWTGSDGGSARCGCWNLLPHQRKRVQLIGWG
- the LOC119484176 gene encoding uncharacterized protein LOC119484176 isoform X25 — translated: MGSRRALAHGVLPGLGPRGPAGILAHGVPLGTTRNSYMEPPPCGPTTCRARHRGRVQCEPGGRDQLLLLELLSVSSDGFRSTDGFRSTDGFRSTDGFRSTDGFRSTDGFRSTESLQTGSGLQTGSGLQTGSGLQTGSGLQTGSGLQTGSGLQTGSGLQRVYRRVQVYRRVQVYRRVQVYRRSTDGFRSTDGFRSTESPQTGSGLQTGSGLQMKMMKMIVVLVLSGVLCVSAEGLHQDIAITGCSDVDGEKMFGLDGEEVWYADFKNNRAVEPQPSFVDHMSYQEGTFESAKANLQICRSNLQIDRRAFKDFPQEKDAPSSPIVYTKDDVDLGQENILICHVTGFFPAPVNVSWTKNGEKVTVGTSINVPFPNKDGTFNQFSTLKFTPQLGDIYSCEVEHLALEQPLTRIWDVEVKLNVFCLQMWRSDSCLCVFSVSRCGEASARYWTISVLWTGSDGGSARCGCWNLLPHQRKRVQLIGWG